In Candidatus Limnocylindria bacterium, the following proteins share a genomic window:
- a CDS encoding haloacid dehalogenase type II yields the protein MATERDRVLVFDVNETLLDLGALDPHFARVFGDAAVRREWFATMLQSALLLTVTGPYFDFGSHFRAALALTAEKRGVTVSEADEKAILGEVRRLPAHPDVRESLTRLRAAGFRVAALTNSTGQVEEAQLSNAGIRDLFDEALTADDAKRLKPAPEAYAAAARNLGVPLDRIRLIAAHAWDVAGAMRAGCAAAFVARPGALWNPLLEKPDVWGKDLREVADQIIARDS from the coding sequence GTGGCTACTGAGCGCGACCGTGTGCTCGTCTTCGACGTCAACGAGACGCTGCTCGATCTTGGCGCGCTCGATCCTCACTTCGCGCGCGTTTTCGGCGACGCGGCCGTCCGCCGCGAGTGGTTCGCGACGATGCTGCAGTCCGCGCTTCTCCTGACCGTGACCGGCCCGTACTTCGATTTCGGTTCGCACTTCCGCGCCGCGCTCGCGCTCACCGCGGAGAAGCGAGGCGTGACCGTCTCCGAGGCGGACGAGAAGGCGATCCTCGGAGAAGTCCGCCGGCTTCCCGCGCACCCCGACGTGCGCGAGAGCCTCACGCGGCTTCGCGCCGCCGGATTCCGTGTCGCCGCGCTCACGAATTCGACCGGTCAGGTCGAGGAGGCCCAGCTCTCGAACGCCGGCATCCGCGACCTCTTCGATGAGGCGCTGACCGCGGACGATGCCAAGCGGCTCAAGCCTGCGCCCGAGGCGTACGCGGCCGCCGCGCGCAACCTCGGCGTCCCGCTGGATCGCATCCGCCTCATCGCGGCGCACGCGTGGGATGTGGCCGGCGCGATGCGTGCCGGCTGCGCGGCCGCGTTCGTCGCGCGGCCGGGCGCGCTATGGAATCCGCTGCTCGAGAAGCCCGACGTATGGGGGAAGGATCTGCGCGAGGTTGCGGATCAGATCATCGCCCGAGACA